From the genome of Solibacillus sp. FSL H8-0538:
AGCATTTTCAAAAAAGAACATATTCATTCATCTTAGGTGTATTCCCATCAACAAACGTTTTTTAGAATACTACATAATAAAAGAACACATCCATAGTCATGAATCCGTTCATAAATGATTTTACTTGTTCAACCAAATGTCGTCCTGCATCTTTCTATCTCTCTCCATTATTGACTCAATATAATTTGCCAATCGCATGACTACTTTGCAATGTGTAAATCCATTTTGCTTAAAAAGGGCTCTATGCACTCCTAAATCTATGATTACTGACCGTTCTTCATGTTTTCTTGTGCTATTTTTACTAGCTCCTTAACCATACTCCCCCCGATTTTCCCACCTATTTTGCCTGCATGAAATGAAGTAAGTTGTCCGTTATATCCATCTTCCAGAGGAATACCTAATCCTTTTGCTACTTCAAATTTTGCATCTTCAGGTTTATTTGTACCGATGATTTCCACTTTTAATGCATTAAGCGCCTGTCTTGCTTCAGGTACAAGAATTTTATTTCGACTTTTCCTTCCCATCGAATCCCTCCCTTACTTTTTAGCGTAACCAGTAAAAGCATAAAAATGTTAAGTAGATAATGTAAGTCATTCATCATTTATGTAATTAGTGTTCAAACTGATTTCAAAAGTAAACCAGTTTTTAAAATCAGAATATTTTTAAAGTTTAGGTAAAAACAGCAGCTTTATTCATCTATCTGTTATATAATAGAAAAAAATAAATTAATTGTTATATATCAAAAGGGAGGGATTTTAAATGATTTCAGAACAAGAGCGTCAAAATATGGTTCATTTTTTAGTTATGTATTTTGGATCAGATCTAAATCAGTTGAAAAATTTGAGTGATTCTATGTTAGAAAGCACATACGAATTCGCCTATACTAGAACATTAATGGAATGTGATTTCTAGAAAAGAACCCAAATAGCAAAAAATAAACGCTGAATTCACAAAAAAAAATGCGTATGGAAAAATAAAAATATTTAATACTATTAAGGATTTCACTTCAAATTCAATGACTAGGAGGGTTAACCCGATGAGTGCGAATGATCGTTATCTCTGAAGGACCATCAAAACTGAATAAAGCTAATGTACAGTTTTCTTAAGTAAATCTTAAGATTCCATGCAGTAGTGAGGCAGTTTGTCATGAAGGAATATAAGTAAGTGGTAATCAAACCCGGAATTTAATTCCGGGTATTTTTTGTTTTGGTACTACTATACAAAGGAAAAAAGAACAAACCCCAACAAAGAAATCTGTTCTAAATTACTCACTATTCTAATTGCAATCACACCACCGCTTCACATGTGGTACCTAGACAGATAAACTATTATTTAAAAAGCACATCCCCTTCTAACCATTCAGCGATAAGAATGCCACAGTCCTTATACTAGTTTTTTATTCAACTAGCACCCGTAAGCCCTCCACGCAGCAAAAAGAATGGAGTTGTTTTTTCGATATATCTATCAACTCAATATAATCACACAGAAGGCTCAGCCATTTTGGTTTTAGCTAATTAATAAATACCTTTAAGAAGCTCTTGATATTCTATACGAAACTTTATTATAACGACTTCTTAATGGTCTCGGTTTATAATATAATTCAAAAAATGCTTTAGGAAAGTAGTATTACGTGGCATCTCTTGCAATGCTTCCATTGCAGTACAGTAATTTTCCCACATCTCCTTTTTGGCACCTTCCTGACCCAATATTGATACGAAGGTTGAGTTATTGTTTTCCGCATCCTTGCCTATGGGTTTTCCAAGTAAGGTTGTATCTCCCTCAACATCAAGCAAGTCATCCTTAATCTGAAACGCAATGCCTGCATGACGGGCAAATTTTTTCAAAACTTCCATTTCTACTTCATTTGCTTGGGCGAGAATTGCTGGCATTATAAGTGAAGCTTCGAAGCCTATGCCTGTTTTATAAAAGCACATCATATTTAATTGTTCCAGTGTCAGTTGTCTCCCTTTAGAATCCAAGTCCATCGCTTGCCCTATACACATATTTGCTGTTGTTTGGGCCGAGTATTTTATTAGCTTAAGAACAGTCTTCGAATCGAACTGATCAAGAGATGTTTGTTCTTCAATAGCCTTTTGAGTTAGAAAAAGACCAGTTATCTCAGATATGGCAATGTTGTACACCTCATGGAGAGTTGGACGTCCCCTACGAGTGGATGAATTATCCTGGGACGGTAGATCATCAAAAATTAGAGATGCTGTATGCATATATTCCAATGATCTCAAAAGTGGCTCGATTGCCGATTCATTTAATCCATACGCTTTTACGCCAATGAACCAAGTGACTATCGGCCTCAATCGCTTTCCATCACCTTCTAGACTGTA
Proteins encoded in this window:
- a CDS encoding alpha/beta-type small acid-soluble spore protein: MGRKSRNKILVPEARQALNALKVEIIGTNKPEDAKFEVAKGLGIPLEDGYNGQLTSFHAGKIGGKIGGSMVKELVKIAQENMKNGQ
- a CDS encoding BH0509 family protein, producing MISEQERQNMVHFLVMYFGSDLNQLKNLSDSMLESTYEFAYTRTLMECDF